GTTTTTAGTTTTTTACTTTCAGTTTTTTTTCTTCATCGTGAAACATAGATGGTTCTATTGTTGTTGACAAAAAACTGTGTGGAGCTGGAGCTGTTGACACAAAAGTCGTGACAGGTACTCATCTGGTCACATAATCATCTAGACAAAGCCACAAAGGGCAATTTCTTAGGTAAGAAGTGTTTACTTAAAAATAGGCATTTTGTATGGATAAAGTGCATATTCTTAATCCATAAACCCCTAACTCTTTTTTTTCCTATAAATCATAGAATCAATATAGATAGTATCAATTTTGTAATCATACTTGATACTTGACATACTGATTGTTTATATGAACATAAAGAATTGCCCAAAAAGtgtatataccagggtattttgatataacatacatacaaaattttcaaaaacaaattTTACAGTGTAATCGTATTTCTAAAAAAGCACacgctatttatcgctatttgCTATGTAGCATATAAGTATGAGTCTATGGTCCTCATCCCCATCCCTATAATCAAACACTGGATGAAAAGATATAAACGGTTGCATGTTAATATTAATAATCGAACACTGTCTTTAAGATCCAGTAATATTACCCTTTAGAATACGATCGTTACCTTTTTGTATATTTTGTTTTTGCAAATTAATTTTTATTTctaagatttttttattttgtaaaattaGTGTATATCTGAATTAGACCAGTTAAGCCAGCAAAGATTTGGATGAAACACAGGAAAATGTTAATGGATTTGTATAATTAGGGCATGAAAAAGTAATATCTATAGAGAAAATGGTACCAAACAACAACCTACAAAAAAAATTCAGATGAAACATTTTCTAATTATTGAGAATGGAACAGTCTCTTTATCTTCAAACTCATAAAAGGAATTTAAAATAAACTGTGATAAGAAAAATTAATAAGATCATCCATATAAAGTGTTAAAAAAGtaagaattacatataaaaaagaaaactaaTCAGACACTTAAACTCTAATAGCAAGAATCAAGAAACTTTAACTTCAACTCCATGGAGCACTGAACTTCTCGATGTATGTCATTGATCTTTCTCATGAACTCCAGGTCTCTATCTCCACACTCTATATTACTCGCAATACACAGGTCACGAACGGAAGTAGTCGGCATCGCCCTCAGGTCTCTCGAAACCTGGTCTCTTGTCAGCAGACCAAGTTGCAGTCCGTTAAAACacctcttcaactcttgaagagtagaCCTATCAGCCAAAACTTGCTCTTCAATTTGTTTAATAAATCGTTGCTTGAAATCGTCAGAATATGACTCCATTTTAATGTATTTATAAGAACTAAAGCAAACAATAACAGTTGATCTTCTGCTTTCAGTGAATGAATCTGGGTATGATGAAACAACATTTGAATTGGCAATGGTATTATATAGAATCTGTGACAGCCTAAAGGTCAGATTTAAATGCAAccattaaataaaaatttatatttaaaaaccatGTACATTTAATGATTTAATGGGAAAACGTgtataaatttatatttaaaaaccatGTACATTTAATGATTTAATGGGAAAACAAGTAAAATTAAATATCTAGAAAACCAAAGAACAAAATTTAAACCTTCAAAAAAGGTTATCATAATTAGTACACATCTGTTCATTTACCCTATCAAACATTTTACACACTATAAAGGATCATGATTAGTTTACTTGAAAACATCAACACTTCATTTTTAAAAAACCCTTCACCCTAAAACAAACTGTCCAAAAAACACTAACACTCTTTCTAAATGGCGAGCAAAAGCTTCTACCACTGGTTTGAAACAGCCGATcttaaaattgaattttcaagATGGTCACTCGAAGAAcagagaaaagatgaagaactcAACAAAAAAGTTACTATGGTGAGTGATAAATATTATAAGCAAACCTGGAGTAGCATTGCATTGCTGGATTAAGTTGTCTGTTCTCCTCCATCAGAGTTTAAAGAAAAAGCAGAAGAGTTTATCACACATCTGCTGAAACAGGATCAGAAGACCTGTGATATGCTTGCTGATCTgcaaattaaaacaaataatgaAATTGCATGGAAGAAGGCGAGAGTCATAGATATCCTAGGAAGTGTTTATTGTAATGTGTAATTTCTAATATTTTTCAAAATCAGAATTTTGTAATACTATTTAATATCGAATGAAGAAAATTCAAAGCTTCAAAATCAGAATTTTGCAATTTCACTTTTACCAGTTTCAATAATAACAAAACAATTTCCAAATACAAAAGAATCCAAACAGATATCACTGAAAATCACAAGAATCCAAACAGATATCacttatgtatgtatgtatgtgtgcaaGTATGTGGTCATGTatgtgttttagaaaaaagatGACATCATTTTTTAAACAATTGACCTCACCCTTTTTAAAATAACATCATTTTTTAAAGAACTGGCATCACCCTTTTTTAAAGAATTTCCATCATTTTTTAATATctactatttaaaaaaattattatgaaaaataatttaattataatatataaaataataattattaaataataattagatTGATGAGTTATACGTTAACTgtcatttttttttctaaaacaattACTCATCTGTACATTATTTGTTTATAGGAGAGGTTCAATGTGGGTGTCGTGTCTCCATTTTGTCGACCCTTGGCTTCAATGACTGTTAGAACATGCATTTGTTCGGGTTTTCACCAACTTTGATTTCATCTTAAAGGTATGAACTATCACATTCAAAACACTAAATGTAGAGGTCTGGAAACTAATTTTTATTCAATTTCTCCTGCATATTTCTAGGTTTCCACCTTTAGATTATCTATAATTTGGCTTGTTATAAAATTTGGAGTAGCAGAATTGTTCAATTGCTTGTCTAAAATTATGAGCATTATGAATATTCTGGATTTCTTCAATCGCTTATAAGCACTGGCTCCTTGACTTCTTGGTTCTTGATGTTTTTTTGTGCTTCTTGATTTCAGAGATAAAGATTGAAGACAAGTGTGTTATTACTCATGTTCAAGATAACATCCTTTGTGTCTTCCTCTCTTCTTGCGCACATGAACACAAAAGAGGTTATCTTGAACATGAGTAATAACACATTTAGGGTTGACTGTGATGGTGAATAAATATGAATGCAAAGTGCAATTCTCTTTTTCTTTCAAGATGAGGCTATGATGATTTTGTAGATCTGAGTAAAAACATGTTGAATGAAGATAGCATCATGGCATGGCAAGGTTGTAGGATGGCAGTTGTTCATGCAACCTCTCTTGCAGCCATGGTGTTGTCATCTTTATGCACAATCTAAGCCAAAATTTTGACAATGGTGTTGGTCAATTAGACCAACTGCACGTGACGTTGCTACCAAGGTactgttattttatttatttttttcatgtCTTGTATTTGATTAGTAATGCTATTAGGAGTTATTTATGTAATTATTCTTTTTATGTAATTATTTTTTCATGCCATTTTGTAGTGACCGAATTTCATTTGCAGCTGCATATCTCTAAATAACTTGCAGCTGCATATCACTCCCCCAAGCAGTTCAAACTTCCTTTTACATTTCTCTAAAACACTTGCACATGGCATATCTGGTTGATTGACAAGTATGTAAAATTATATCAGATATTTCACTCTTGAGAGGAAGTATGATGATGGTCTTCAGACGCTGCACGTGATGTTGCTACCGAGGTAcagttattttaattattttttcataTCTTGTGTTGATTAGTAATGCAATTAGGAGTTATTTATATAATTGTTCTTTTTATCTCAGGTTTCAGCAAATACTCAAGTATAGAATTTTTTGTTATTCACTGAGAGTAAGCAAATACTCAAGTAATTTTGCAAATTTTATCTATTTTCTTTTGAATATCTGGATGGTATGTTTCATTCTTGGTCCAATAATTGTTTTTAGGATTGGTTGGTCTGTGAATAAATTAGAATGtgattatatatatgtgtatttgaGATCTGCAAATTGATGATAAGTATTAGTTTACTAAACCATAgtttatggttgtttaatgtTTGAATTTGCACACTGATTACATTAGGAATTATGTAgatgaagaaacactgaactgATTAAGGTactaattagtttggtttatgttcctatcatagtggttaatcttctagtgagtatttgagctccgacttgatgtgtgatcctgcaaaacagaacaccgttactcgttaagaggggaatgtgggggtttccctcttaaccgggctccggcgtgagaataagcgactgctttgagaggaTAATTAAGTGCTAAAGGTGAGAggagagggaatagaatgtttaacctgtggaatgaggtctctatttatagccggagaggtgcaagaggatatgggctgatgggccttgggccggaaatggacagcataacggatatgctctttgtctctctagtgtcgaccgtttagtggcttctagaaactctttggtgctggcgcaccttgattggagccacgtgtcgttgttgtcggccctgctgcttttctgccatcagcagacaagtggagatcgtgggacagatgtctccgtcccctgattggtgccacgtaggcgtccttatgtACTTCTTGTCAGGcaatcgtggcgcacgattgaccagagcctactggacgctcattggctcttttcactgccacttgtaccttgtgtaccacctGAGGTAGCCTTGCGCTCCCCTCCTGTGTGGTTCTTGTTGGGCATctaactaacccgcgcggggttagtgTGTCCATGTGTTCCATtattttatgctaagtgctgatatctgagcTTCTTGTGGGCTACGCCTCGCGCGGCACAAATCGGGAAGTGGTGTAGGTCGCGCGAGGCTCTCAGTAAGAAGTTTATtaaaataaggagtatggtctcacgcgcaacctcaactgaggtttgcgcggcttttttgggaccataccccttcaagtccccctcagtccagtgctgcaccatgcgcaacgcaagtggttggagctctggacttagaaaaatAAAAGTAGAAGGGGAATGCTCTCTTGATTTTGGTTGGTGTGGCGCGGTGTAAAATTGTTGTTTCCAACTGCGCAGCTAATCCAGGCAGGTTCCAAGTGGTTCATTGGTTATCTGATCTGGCGCGAAGTGTTGCTAAGGTGATGTTAGCTTGCGCGGCCCTGGTAACTTTTGCCTGAAGTTACTTGTAattttatggcgggaaacttcgaaatttgaactctgGCAAGTTGGTAGGATAAGTCGTTGAGTGCGACGTctgagttgacccctggcacggatGTCATCATGTCGACTGCGACGGTTGCACttcgtgtcaggagagtgaggcccacgcgcgcgtggtaaccgccACCCCTGCTTTTCCGCTTGACATGGCAGCCTCTCGTTGGCTAGCCTAGCGGCGAAAGCGGCACgcttacccatcgcattaaatgtgatgggtatatatatccgaagagatGTGAGAGATTCTcacttctcttctttgctttccaattttctcttgttatctctttgaatcttcaagattttcttcaaatcttcaaagtCCTTCAGAAAACTTGTATTTTCATCACGATGACTGAAGAGCATCAGGAGGTTGTTTCTACGGAGGAGGGTCCTGTTCCGGTTCTCCAGTGGGATCTTAGACTCTTCGAACAGATTGTGAGGAGtttccggtttccaccggagtgggatgcaCGGTACCCGGCTCAGGGCCAGACTGCGGCCGATGCACCGCCGGGTTACATCACATTGTATGAAGACTTCTTTCTTCAAGGTAACTTTAGGTTACCGGCGACGAACTTTATGGGGAGTATACTACACCATTACAACTTCCATCTTTCTTAGATGAGCCCTCCTGGGATGGTTAGGGTTCGTCACTTTGAGTTTTTATGCCGATCGCATGGCATCGAGCCGACTGTGGAGAAATTCCGGGCTTTCTACCAACTGCAATGAACGAtgggtttcttctcctttgccagCCGTGGTGCTGCAAAGAAGATCTTGTTAAACCCTCCAAAGAGCTTCCACGACTGGAAACCCAAATTCTTCTTCATTCGGGAAGAGGTACTTCCGATTGCTATGCCCTTCAGGGACTGGACTGATGCAGTGTTGAAGGAAGATCTTCCGATCCCCAAGCAAGCCTTGTGGTATCAACAATTAACCCCTACCCCGAATCGGGTATTTGGGGAAAATGTGCTGGTAGCCGCGCggatgagtgaccagtggtcatCAGACAGCAAAGAGGTGCCTGTCTTGAAGATTGGCGATCAAGGTCAGTGAttctcttccttttctttgtttcAAGTGTTTGTTTTATTGTTACTTATGTTATTTGGACGTGTAGAGGCGCAACTATATCAAGCGGCCTTCGCTACATTTGGTGGGTCTATGGGCGTGCGCCCATTGCGAGGATGAGGAGAGCTGGTACGAACAAATCAGAGGCAATTTTATGTACCCTGTTGCTGATGCCTTTACCACGCCGCCTACCATGACTGAAGGTGCGCAACTTCCTAAACCTCGTCCTTTACgctctgtgacttctgctgggaaagaggttgtctatctttccagcgaggagtctgtaggGTCTTCCAATGGCGAGCTAAGTTCGTGGTCTAATatatttgcaggtgtgttgcgcgacctggggattgacccggaagagaagaagaaaaagcccctgaagaagaagaaaacagTTAGATCGGATCCGGAGGTGACCAGCAAGGGGGCTGGTAGTAGTCGCGCAACCGCTGTCGCTGttaaaggtactcttcgccttcgacAGAGTGACTTAAACGATTATGTGATAATAAGTGACTTACTTGAAGGCTTATCGCGCACAGCTGTGGTAAAGACTGGAGCGGGTAGCTCAAAGAGCTCTGgaagcgcgggttctcgtaaccttgatgctggcgcgacccctttggtgcatgaagaagaggaaactgaagaagaagaagatgctgCTGCCCAGTTGGTTGGTAGAAAAAGAGTTAGGAGTGAGACCACAGCTGGTGTGGCCTCTGCGCCGATTGTTGACGTGCTTCCCTTGGTTGGGAAAACGAGCAAACTGCGCTCTCTGTACAAGTTCTCTCCTGCTAAGCTCCTGATTTCTCTCCCTTTAGTTATGttccttgcttaattatttgttttattttctgcagagatcaagaagaagacccctgagaagggtGTCAAGTTTACTGAGCCAGAGCCGAAGAGGCCGAAAATTACGATCAAGTCTTCTCAGACTGCTGGTGGTGAGTCTGCTAAAGAGAAGAATGTTGCTGATCAAGACGTGGCGAAGGCTGTTGAGGCGCAGCGGAAGGCTGAGGAACGTCGTAAGAAggaggaagagaaaaagaagaaagctgaggaGGATAAGAAGAAAAAACtgaggaagagaaaaagaaggttgaagaggagaagaggaagaaggctgAGGAGGAGAAGAGAGCCTTTGAGTTGGAGAGGGAGCAAGAACAAAAGAAGGCTATGGAAAAGCCTGTCAATGTTCAAGAGTCTGAGGTCGTTAGGGGTTCTGAGAGGAGGCAAGGGCCTGAAGTCGTCAAACCTACCCACCCCGCGCATGCTGAGACCCATGACCGTTCAAAGATACTTACTTCCAAGGGGTCGAGTCGGTATACTTCTAGCGGCGCGAGTTCTGGTGGAGCTGGGGGCTATAACCCAAACGTCATTGGGGCGAAAGACACCGTTGGTGATATATATTATAAGAGTTATACCGAGGAAGAACGCGGTGATGCTCCTCACCAAGCTCCCTGGAGTTTGAAGCAAAAGGACACATTTCAGGAATTCGGGCCCTGTCGTGATTGGTTCTTAAACTCGTTTACTCCTGGTGAGGTTAACCGACAGAGGGCGAAGACCCATGAAATGTTGTATCGAACATCCGTGCTTGGAGAAGCTAATGCTCGCGCCGCCAACCATCAGATAGTTCGCGAGTGGCGAACGATGGTTAGGGAGCGGCAGACTGGGAGGGTTATCGCGAGCGGATGCTAAAGCGTATCGCTGATTTTGAGAAGTCCAAGGCCACCTTTGATGAGGAGAAGGCCAAGTTTGATGCAGACAAGAAGGCCGAGGAATGGGGGCGTGAGGGCCTCAAAAATAAACTTCAAGCAGCTGAAcagcaactggccaaggagaaggtCGAGTTCAAGCGTATATGTGAGAAGGATAATGAGCGCGCCTTCGCGGCTCGGAGCAAGATTGTTGATCTTGAAGCGAAAATTGCTGAGCTGACAGTGAAGGTTGAAGATGCGCAGGTTGAGAAAGCTGCCAAACAGCAGATTGAGGTTAGCTTACCCCCCAATTCTTTCTTGCTATGTTGTTCATAAAATAGCCTAAGTCTTTTGTCGCTTTTCAGGTTGAGTTAGCTGATACGAAGGTGCAATTGTCCGACAAAGACAAAGATCTCCGGGCTAAGGATGTCGAGATTGCTGAGCTTAAGCGTCGTCTGAATGAGCAGATTCATAGGTGTGAGTCCTTGGAAATCGACCTCGAAGCAGAAAGAGTTAAGGCTGCCACTGCTGAAGAGGCGCGTGCTGTCAGCACCGCCGCCCTTAATGTAGCGCAAACCAACTATT
This is a stretch of genomic DNA from Helianthus annuus cultivar XRQ/B chromosome 16, HanXRQr2.0-SUNRISE, whole genome shotgun sequence. It encodes these proteins:
- the LOC110919381 gene encoding myosin-6-like; this translates as MLKRIADFEKSKATFDEEKAKFDADKKAEEWGREGLKNKLQAAEQQLAKEKVEFKRICEKDNERAFAARSKIVDLEAKIAELTVKVEDAQVEKAAKQQIEVELADTKVQLSDKDKDLRAKDVEIAELKRRLNEQIHRCESLEIDLEAERVKAATAEEARAVSTAALNVAQTNYSEAQGIVDTLVSEAE